One segment of Desulfosudis oleivorans Hxd3 DNA contains the following:
- the lon gene encoding endopeptidase La, with amino-acid sequence MAQPKIPEYKANGTTDKLPETVPIMPLSDGVLFPKMIIPVVITQNEYMTLIDEVMSGNRLVALITPKSGERKSDYGPGDLSPIGTLALILKMAKPDESRIHLMLQGISRIRTKNFIKTDPYLEAAFAQITENEKKDKETEGLMSNISNVYQELVRISPAIPNELGAMAVTIDEPGSLADMVASTINSSTEEKQNILETLDVKLRLKKVTRQLNHQLEILKLGDKIQSQIKEDMDKQQKEFYLRKQLKAIREELGEKEEGNVEAEEYRTKIEEGNLPEEAYKAATRELERFSRMHPSSSEYTVSSTYLDWLTTLPWDKQTEDHLDIKKARAILDKDHFGLEKPKKRILEYLAVRKLNPDSKGPILCFLGPPGTGKTSLGRSIARALGREFIRISLGGVRDEAEIRGHRRTYVGALPGRIIQEIRKAGTNNPVFMLDEIDKVGADFKGDPSSALLEVLDPEQNFSFADHYLDVSFDLSRVMFVATANVIDTIPPALRDRMEVIGLRGYTLEEKVKIARQYLIPRQRKENGLAAKHISFSQSAIRHIISDYTREAGLRNAEREIASVCRGVAAKIAEGKKVSGAIKPEDLYEYLGPVRFTSETGENALTPGVVMGLAWTPVGGEILFIEATSMKGKRGLTLTGQLGDVMKESATAALSFIRAHARDYDIDEDFFDKYDFHIHVPSGAIPKDGPSAGVTMLTALVSLLTGRKVKKGLAMTGEITLRGKVMPVGGIKEKVIAAHRAGIKEVILPRPNKKDLEEIPAKVKSAMKFHFAEKMGDVLELALNGNGATKKKKKTPAKSKKSTKPAAKKTAARKSRK; translated from the coding sequence ATGGCTCAGCCAAAGATACCTGAATATAAAGCAAACGGCACCACCGACAAACTGCCGGAAACCGTCCCCATCATGCCCCTGTCCGACGGCGTGCTCTTTCCGAAGATGATCATTCCCGTTGTGATCACCCAGAACGAGTACATGACCCTGATCGACGAAGTGATGTCCGGCAACCGGCTGGTGGCCCTGATCACGCCGAAGTCCGGGGAGCGCAAGTCGGACTACGGCCCCGGCGACCTGAGCCCCATCGGCACCCTGGCCCTGATTCTCAAGATGGCCAAGCCCGATGAAAGCCGGATTCACCTGATGCTTCAGGGAATCAGCCGAATTCGGACCAAAAACTTCATAAAAACCGACCCCTACCTGGAGGCCGCTTTCGCGCAGATCACCGAAAACGAAAAAAAGGACAAGGAGACCGAGGGGCTGATGTCCAACATCTCCAACGTCTACCAGGAACTGGTGCGCATCTCTCCGGCCATTCCCAATGAACTGGGCGCCATGGCCGTCACCATTGACGAGCCCGGCTCCCTGGCCGACATGGTGGCCTCCACGATTAACTCTTCTACAGAAGAAAAGCAGAACATCCTGGAAACCCTGGATGTGAAGCTGCGGCTGAAAAAGGTCACCCGCCAGCTCAACCACCAGCTGGAGATTCTGAAGCTGGGCGACAAGATTCAGTCCCAGATCAAGGAGGACATGGACAAGCAGCAGAAGGAGTTCTACCTGCGCAAACAGCTCAAGGCCATTCGCGAGGAGCTGGGAGAAAAAGAGGAGGGCAACGTCGAAGCCGAGGAGTACCGGACCAAGATCGAGGAGGGCAACCTGCCGGAAGAGGCATACAAAGCCGCCACCCGGGAGCTGGAGCGGTTCTCCCGCATGCACCCCTCGTCTTCGGAATACACGGTCTCCTCCACCTACCTGGACTGGCTCACCACCCTGCCCTGGGACAAACAGACCGAAGACCACCTTGACATTAAAAAGGCCCGGGCCATTCTGGACAAGGACCACTTCGGCCTGGAAAAGCCCAAAAAACGGATTCTGGAATACCTGGCCGTGCGCAAGCTCAACCCCGATTCCAAGGGGCCGATCCTCTGTTTTCTGGGCCCTCCGGGCACGGGCAAGACCTCCCTGGGCCGTTCCATTGCCCGGGCCCTGGGCCGGGAGTTTATTCGCATCTCCCTGGGCGGCGTGCGGGACGAGGCCGAAATCCGGGGCCACCGCCGCACCTACGTGGGCGCCCTGCCCGGCCGCATCATTCAGGAGATTCGCAAGGCCGGCACCAACAACCCGGTTTTCATGCTGGACGAAATCGACAAGGTAGGCGCCGACTTCAAGGGCGACCCCTCATCCGCCCTGCTGGAGGTGCTTGATCCGGAGCAGAACTTCTCCTTTGCCGACCACTACCTGGACGTCTCCTTTGACCTTTCCAGGGTGATGTTCGTGGCCACGGCCAACGTGATCGACACCATTCCCCCGGCCCTGCGGGACCGCATGGAGGTCATCGGGCTGCGGGGCTACACCCTGGAAGAAAAAGTAAAAATCGCCCGGCAGTACCTGATTCCCCGGCAGCGGAAAGAAAACGGCCTGGCCGCGAAACATATCTCCTTTTCCCAGAGCGCCATTCGCCACATTATTTCCGACTACACCCGCGAGGCGGGCCTACGCAATGCCGAACGGGAGATCGCGTCGGTGTGCCGGGGCGTGGCCGCCAAGATCGCCGAGGGCAAAAAAGTGTCCGGCGCCATCAAGCCCGAAGACCTTTATGAATACCTGGGCCCGGTGCGGTTCACCTCCGAGACCGGAGAAAACGCCCTGACCCCGGGCGTTGTCATGGGCCTGGCCTGGACCCCGGTGGGCGGCGAGATTCTGTTTATCGAGGCCACCTCCATGAAGGGCAAACGGGGCCTCACCCTGACCGGCCAACTGGGCGACGTGATGAAAGAGTCGGCCACCGCGGCCTTGAGCTTTATCCGGGCCCATGCCCGGGACTACGATATTGACGAGGATTTTTTTGACAAGTACGACTTCCATATCCATGTGCCGTCCGGCGCCATTCCCAAGGACGGGCCGTCTGCCGGCGTGACCATGCTCACGGCCCTGGTCTCCCTGCTCACCGGCCGCAAGGTAAAAAAGGGTCTGGCCATGACCGGCGAAATCACCCTGCGGGGCAAGGTCATGCCCGTGGGCGGCATCAAGGAGAAGGTGATTGCGGCCCACCGGGCCGGCATCAAGGAGGTGATCCTGCCCAGGCCCAACAAAAAGGACCTGGAAGAGATTCCCGCAAAGGTGAAAAGCGCCATGAAATTTCACTTTGCCGAAAAAATGGGCGATGTGCTGGAACTGGCGTTGAACGGCAACGGCGCAACGAAAAAGAAAAAGAAGACGCCGGCAAAAAGCAAAAAAAGCACGAAACCCGCCGCGAAAAAAACAGCGGCCCGAAAAAGCCGTAAATAG
- a CDS encoding thioredoxin domain-containing protein yields the protein MESTDEAIVIRWASAHSQETVILPAFLSESREGLFLRDFCRHLKKTAPFVHIDMADARPEQAPCLNPAPNIFYQAAPSGAELDLFLSVLCGESPVPAEKIPPAAGLLESLEKPVNLDLYISSHCPFCPQVAGPLLGLALFCPKLVLNVIDGTLFEEKAAKAGIKAVPTLILEDGFRWTGKVALEEVINVAAHRDGADFGVDTLKAIVTGGNAGTAARMMIDRSRIYPAFIDLLTDPDWSVRLGAMVVFEYLCDAGEKLATEVVDTLWSRFETVSGDVQADMVQMMGDSGLPAAMEKVTAVLNGPFEEDVKDVARAFLE from the coding sequence ATGGAGTCAACTGACGAGGCCATCGTCATCCGGTGGGCCTCGGCCCATTCACAGGAAACCGTCATCCTGCCGGCGTTTCTTTCGGAAAGCAGGGAGGGCCTTTTTCTGCGGGATTTCTGCCGTCATCTGAAAAAGACCGCGCCATTCGTTCATATCGACATGGCCGATGCGCGTCCGGAGCAGGCCCCCTGCCTGAACCCGGCTCCCAATATTTTTTACCAGGCCGCACCCTCAGGGGCCGAGCTGGACCTTTTTTTAAGTGTGCTTTGCGGCGAGTCGCCCGTTCCGGCGGAAAAGATACCGCCCGCGGCCGGCCTGCTGGAGAGTCTGGAAAAGCCGGTCAACCTGGATCTTTACATCTCCTCCCACTGTCCGTTCTGCCCCCAGGTGGCCGGTCCCCTGCTGGGCCTGGCCCTCTTTTGTCCGAAGCTCGTGCTCAACGTGATCGACGGCACCCTGTTTGAGGAAAAGGCCGCAAAAGCGGGCATCAAGGCGGTTCCCACCCTGATCCTGGAGGACGGGTTCCGGTGGACCGGCAAGGTGGCCCTTGAAGAGGTGATCAACGTGGCGGCTCACCGGGACGGTGCCGACTTCGGTGTGGACACGCTCAAGGCTATTGTGACCGGCGGCAATGCCGGAACCGCAGCCCGCATGATGATCGACCGGAGCCGGATATACCCGGCCTTTATCGACCTGCTGACCGACCCGGACTGGTCGGTGCGGCTGGGGGCCATGGTGGTGTTTGAATACCTGTGCGATGCCGGTGAAAAATTGGCCACGGAGGTCGTGGACACACTGTGGTCCCGGTTTGAGACCGTTTCCGGGGATGTGCAGGCCGACATGGTCCAGATGATGGGTGATTCCGGGTTGCCGGCCGCCATGGAAAAGGTGACGGCTGTGCTGAACGGTCCTTTTGAAGAGGACGTAAAGGATGTGGCCCGGGCGTTTCTGGAATAG
- the ccsB gene encoding c-type cytochrome biogenesis protein CcsB, whose translation MINAYILSTTTFVYGLAVVAYVAAWAFENRFAGKAATTITWIAVAANLAGILVRWFESHQMGHGYVPLSNLYESLVFFAFAIGVVYLMIERRFKTQAFGAGAILLAFIALAYASLSPEIENKIQPLIPALQSNWLTAHVITCFLGYAAFAIAFAVSVIYLIKQGKEGEDAKPASAFVPSSETLDELIHQTVVFGFFFLSVGIITGAVWANTAWGRYWGWDPKETWSLITWFIYAAMLHVRLMRGWQNKRIAWFAIAGFAAVLFTYFGVNLLPGLHSYQ comes from the coding sequence ATGATCAACGCTTATATTCTTTCTACAACCACATTCGTATATGGCCTGGCCGTGGTGGCCTATGTGGCGGCCTGGGCCTTTGAAAACCGGTTCGCCGGAAAGGCCGCCACCACCATAACCTGGATTGCGGTGGCCGCAAACCTTGCCGGCATTCTTGTCCGGTGGTTTGAATCCCACCAGATGGGGCATGGCTATGTGCCACTGTCCAACCTCTATGAGTCGCTTGTCTTTTTCGCCTTTGCCATCGGCGTGGTCTACCTGATGATTGAACGGCGCTTCAAGACGCAGGCCTTCGGCGCCGGCGCCATCCTGCTGGCGTTCATCGCCCTGGCCTACGCGTCTCTCTCCCCGGAAATAGAAAACAAAATTCAGCCCCTGATTCCGGCCCTTCAAAGCAACTGGCTCACGGCCCACGTGATCACCTGCTTTCTGGGATACGCGGCCTTTGCCATCGCCTTTGCCGTCAGCGTTATTTACCTGATAAAGCAGGGGAAAGAGGGCGAGGACGCAAAACCGGCATCCGCCTTTGTTCCTTCTTCAGAAACCTTGGACGAACTGATTCACCAGACCGTGGTCTTCGGGTTCTTTTTCCTGTCCGTTGGTATTATCACCGGCGCGGTGTGGGCCAACACGGCATGGGGCCGGTACTGGGGATGGGATCCCAAGGAAACATGGTCCCTGATCACCTGGTTCATCTACGCGGCCATGCTTCATGTGCGGCTGATGCGGGGGTGGCAGAACAAACGGATTGCGTGGTTTGCCATTGCCGGGTTTGCAGCGGTGCTGTTCACCTACTTCGGCGTGAACCTGCTGCCCGGCCTGCACAGCTACCAGTAG
- a CDS encoding AI-2E family transporter, with protein MTEKNSFHTRLTIAHYFLFFLLFVALFASYKMIAPYLDPILLALIFAAMANPVYQWFVKKTKGRENLSAGLVCLLLTLVIVIPCMIMLTVIIAQGIDSVGAINRWVAAGNLEKLKDAPLVRTAVDFMQRYLPSSVLAGVDLQALAIKSSSAAGKLLVSQSGAILGNISMVVGKFFLMIFVFFFVLKDQQRLYDYILHLVPMSAEHETVLIQKMKDVSRSAVLGSFLTALAQGAAGGLAFAICGMPGFFWGAVMAFASLIPVVGTALVWVPAAAYLLISGKIGLGVFLIIWCVVVVGMIDNLLRPLFMRGGAGMSTVVIFFAILGGIHLFGLIGLIYGPLIFGITMVMLYIYDLEFDAFLKGQDRI; from the coding sequence ATGACGGAAAAAAATTCATTTCATACCAGGCTGACCATTGCCCACTACTTTCTTTTTTTCCTGCTGTTTGTCGCCCTGTTTGCCAGCTATAAAATGATCGCGCCCTACCTGGACCCGATCCTGCTGGCGCTTATCTTCGCGGCCATGGCAAATCCGGTCTACCAGTGGTTTGTCAAGAAAACCAAGGGCCGGGAAAACCTCTCCGCCGGTCTGGTCTGCCTGCTGCTGACCCTGGTGATCGTGATCCCGTGCATGATCATGCTGACGGTGATCATCGCCCAGGGCATCGACTCGGTGGGCGCCATCAATCGGTGGGTGGCGGCCGGCAACCTGGAAAAGCTCAAGGACGCGCCCCTGGTCAGAACAGCGGTGGACTTTATGCAGCGCTATCTGCCGTCCAGTGTGCTGGCAGGGGTGGACCTCCAGGCCCTGGCCATCAAAAGTTCATCTGCCGCCGGCAAGTTGCTGGTAAGCCAGAGCGGGGCGATTCTCGGCAACATCTCCATGGTGGTGGGCAAATTTTTTCTCATGATTTTTGTTTTCTTTTTCGTGCTCAAGGACCAGCAGCGGCTTTATGATTACATTCTTCACCTGGTGCCCATGTCTGCCGAGCACGAGACCGTGTTGATTCAGAAGATGAAGGATGTCTCCCGGTCCGCGGTGCTGGGCAGTTTTCTCACGGCCCTGGCCCAGGGCGCGGCCGGAGGCCTCGCCTTTGCCATCTGCGGAATGCCCGGATTCTTCTGGGGCGCGGTCATGGCCTTTGCGTCGCTGATCCCGGTGGTGGGCACGGCCCTGGTTTGGGTGCCCGCGGCAGCGTACCTGCTGATTTCCGGAAAAATCGGCCTGGGGGTTTTTCTGATTATCTGGTGCGTGGTGGTGGTGGGCATGATCGACAACCTGCTGCGACCCCTGTTCATGAGGGGCGGGGCCGGAATGAGCACGGTGGTGATCTTTTTTGCCATTTTAGGCGGCATTCATCTGTTCGGCCTGATCGGCCTGATCTACGGCCCGCTGATCTTCGGCATCACCATGGTGATGCTCTATATCTACGACCTGGAGTTTGACGCCTTTTTAAAGGGCCAGGACAGGATATGA
- the pabB gene encoding aminodeoxychorismate synthase component I, whose translation MDPFLNTLAKPVTVHTETLCLDEPFETTAARFADRPHTVVLLSGGDADSARYHLLATDPWLIFTARSRRLELQTENGSHTFTGHPVESLKKILARFHMAAADLPAPVGAGLFGYLAYDVKDCLEHLPRTSVNDLCLPDLYMFAPRLILVHDKKENTTRLCVPELSADATRQALDRFYAVMNQPAPVPGPVSIGNGFASNFTRPDYEAAVARIRDYIAAGDVYQVNMSQRFETAFDGDPYALFARLYKKNPAPFFAYVHAGDHHLLSTSPERFLLQQGRFVETRPIKGTRPRGKTPDQDAQNRKDLLQSKKDDAELSMIVDLLRNDLGRVCASGTVKVAGHKRLEAYDNVFHMVSVVTGELAQNRDTADLVEAAFPGGSITGCPKIRSMEIIDELEPCRRHIYTGSIGYISFHDTADLSIAIRTATLHGGRLFYSAGGGIVYDSVPSEEYEETLAKARTMLDAFAGPEIVPASRPLVWLNGRIIKENEAAVPLASPGFQYGAGLFETIRADNGTPRLLDAHIQRFNHSWPEIFPGPAPDLTWSTVIEQVLSANGLGNGPAAVKIMASLGQKETAPFDYTLAVTARPYTHRLALINKKGIDLALYPEPRQIATARHKTINYLFYFQAGKWAKAQGADEALILNPDNTLSETNTANLMLACGNTILVPQSATVLPGIMQQAALELLQSWGYEIKETPVTLNQALEADGLLVTNSLMGAVPVLSIDSRKASPAFELCERINRGMG comes from the coding sequence ATGGACCCGTTTCTAAACACCCTGGCAAAACCGGTCACCGTTCACACCGAGACACTTTGCCTGGACGAACCGTTTGAAACCACGGCGGCCCGGTTTGCCGATCGGCCCCACACGGTGGTTCTGCTGTCCGGCGGCGATGCCGACAGCGCCCGGTATCACCTGCTGGCAACAGACCCATGGCTGATCTTTACCGCCAGGAGCCGCCGCCTGGAACTTCAAACGGAAAACGGTTCCCACACCTTTACCGGCCACCCTGTTGAGTCCTTAAAAAAAATCCTTGCCCGGTTTCACATGGCGGCCGCTGATCTGCCGGCCCCTGTCGGCGCCGGCCTGTTCGGATATCTGGCCTATGACGTAAAGGATTGCCTTGAACATCTTCCCCGCACATCAGTGAATGATCTTTGCCTGCCCGATCTTTACATGTTTGCCCCCCGGCTCATTCTGGTCCATGACAAAAAAGAAAACACCACCCGGCTCTGTGTCCCCGAATTGTCGGCTGACGCCACCCGGCAGGCCCTGGACCGGTTTTACGCGGTCATGAACCAGCCGGCCCCGGTTCCCGGACCGGTTTCCATTGGCAACGGTTTTGCCTCCAACTTCACCCGGCCCGATTACGAGGCGGCCGTGGCCCGCATTCGGGACTACATTGCCGCCGGTGATGTCTACCAGGTCAACATGAGCCAGCGGTTTGAAACCGCCTTTGACGGCGACCCCTATGCCCTTTTTGCCCGGCTCTACAAAAAAAACCCGGCTCCGTTTTTTGCCTATGTCCATGCCGGCGACCATCACCTTCTTTCCACGTCGCCGGAGCGGTTTCTGCTGCAACAGGGCCGTTTCGTGGAGACCCGGCCCATCAAGGGAACCCGGCCCAGGGGCAAGACGCCGGACCAGGACGCGCAAAACAGAAAAGACCTGCTGCAAAGCAAAAAGGACGATGCCGAGCTTTCCATGATCGTGGACCTGCTGCGAAACGACCTGGGCCGGGTCTGCGCCTCCGGCACCGTAAAAGTGGCCGGCCATAAGAGGCTGGAGGCCTATGACAACGTCTTTCACATGGTGTCGGTGGTCACCGGCGAACTGGCCCAAAACCGGGACACGGCAGACCTTGTCGAGGCCGCCTTTCCCGGCGGGTCGATTACCGGGTGTCCCAAAATCCGGTCCATGGAGATCATCGACGAGCTGGAGCCCTGCCGCCGCCACATCTACACCGGCTCTATCGGGTACATCAGCTTTCACGACACCGCCGACCTCTCCATTGCCATTCGCACCGCCACCCTGCACGGGGGCCGACTCTTTTATTCAGCCGGCGGCGGCATTGTGTACGACTCGGTGCCATCGGAAGAGTATGAAGAGACCCTGGCAAAGGCCCGGACCATGTTGGACGCCTTTGCCGGGCCGGAGATTGTGCCGGCAAGCCGGCCTCTTGTCTGGCTCAACGGCCGCATAATTAAAGAAAACGAGGCCGCTGTTCCTCTTGCATCGCCGGGGTTTCAATACGGGGCCGGCCTGTTTGAAACCATTCGGGCCGACAATGGAACGCCCCGCCTGCTGGACGCCCACATTCAGCGGTTCAACCACTCCTGGCCCGAAATTTTTCCCGGACCGGCCCCGGACCTGACATGGAGTACCGTTATCGAACAGGTGCTTTCAGCCAACGGTCTGGGCAACGGCCCGGCAGCCGTCAAAATCATGGCCTCCCTGGGACAGAAAGAAACCGCGCCCTTTGATTACACCCTGGCGGTAACAGCCAGGCCTTACACCCACCGGCTTGCCCTGATAAACAAAAAGGGCATTGACCTTGCCCTTTACCCCGAACCCCGGCAGATTGCCACGGCCCGGCACAAAACCATAAACTACCTGTTCTATTTTCAGGCCGGAAAGTGGGCCAAAGCACAGGGCGCGGACGAAGCATTGATTCTCAACCCGGACAACACCCTTTCGGAAACCAACACCGCCAACCTGATGCTGGCCTGCGGAAACACCATCCTTGTGCCGCAATCCGCCACAGTGCTGCCCGGCATCATGCAACAGGCCGCGCTTGAGCTGCTTCAATCATGGGGATACGAAATCAAAGAAACGCCGGTCACCCTGAACCAGGCCCTTGAGGCGGACGGCCTGCTTGTGACCAACTCCCTGATGGGCGCCGTGCCGGTGCTGAGCATTGATAGCCGGAAAGCCTCCCCGGCATTTGAGTTGTGTGAAAGGATTAATCGGGGAATGGGATAA
- a CDS encoding Hsp20/alpha crystallin family protein: MDFIKIRLSSDLDQMGPDIRKTMDDIFGSVNPMFSRYNQKWVPPMDLFETRDEITIVAAIGGVERESLEVEINQRAVRISGARKAPVSVEKARFCLAEIQYGRFDRVLFLPTLIDTDKVSASLSGGLLRITMGKQPVSGSKKIPIRHLDR, encoded by the coding sequence ATGGATTTTATCAAAATCAGATTAAGCAGCGACCTGGACCAGATGGGACCGGACATTCGAAAGACCATGGATGATATTTTCGGGTCGGTCAATCCCATGTTTTCCCGTTACAACCAGAAATGGGTGCCCCCCATGGACCTGTTTGAGACCCGGGATGAAATCACCATTGTGGCCGCCATCGGCGGAGTGGAGAGGGAGTCCCTGGAGGTGGAGATCAACCAGCGGGCCGTTCGTATCTCCGGGGCACGAAAGGCCCCGGTAAGCGTTGAAAAGGCCCGGTTCTGCCTGGCCGAAATCCAGTACGGCCGATTTGACCGTGTTCTGTTTCTGCCCACGCTCATCGATACGGACAAGGTGTCGGCCTCGCTTTCCGGAGGCCTTCTGCGGATTACCATGGGCAAACAGCCGGTTTCCGGGTCTAAAAAGATACCGATCAGGCATCTTGACCGGTAG
- a CDS encoding anthranilate synthase component II, translating into MKHLLVIDNYDSFTYNLVQLFSLFHLNIQVHRGDKITVAEVAAASPDYILISPGPRTPAHAGISIDLVRTFSGRVPILGVCLGMQCINEAFGGATVRCPVPVHGKTSLVFHRGDRLFAGLPSPFTAARYHSLMIQQNSDALCVTATTEDNVIMGLRHPDHLTFGVQFHPESFLTEHGKQLAKNFLSQG; encoded by the coding sequence ATGAAACACCTGCTGGTCATCGACAACTACGACTCTTTTACCTACAACCTGGTACAGCTTTTCTCCCTGTTTCACCTGAACATTCAGGTCCATCGCGGCGATAAAATCACGGTGGCGGAAGTGGCTGCCGCAAGCCCGGATTACATTCTTATCAGCCCGGGCCCCAGAACCCCGGCCCACGCCGGCATTTCCATTGATCTTGTCAGAACTTTCAGCGGCAGGGTGCCGATTCTGGGGGTGTGCCTGGGCATGCAGTGCATCAACGAGGCATTCGGCGGGGCCACGGTGCGGTGCCCGGTGCCGGTCCACGGCAAAACCAGCCTGGTGTTTCACAGGGGGGACCGCCTTTTTGCCGGCCTGCCCTCGCCCTTTACCGCGGCCCGTTACCACTCCCTGATGATTCAACAGAACAGTGACGCGCTTTGCGTAACCGCCACCACCGAAGACAATGTAATCATGGGCCTGCGCCACCCGGACCATTTAACCTTTGGTGTTCAGTTTCACCCGGAAAGTTTTCTCACCGAACACGGGAAACAGTTAGCGAAAAATTTTCTGTCGCAAGGATAA